The following proteins are encoded in a genomic region of Cellulomonas sp. ES6:
- a CDS encoding beta-ketoacyl-[acyl-carrier-protein] synthase family protein, whose product MSSPSSTRVVVTGLGATTPLGGDVPSTWQAALAGTSGARTLDNDWAETYGLPVDFAATLAVRPEEVLPRPEIKKMDPSAQYAIIASREAWADAGAPEVEPERLGVVVSSGIGGIWTTLDAWDTLREKGARRVLPMTVPMLMPNSPSAYVELEFGARAGAHALVSACASGAEAIGYGVEMIRSGRADVVIAGGTEATIHPMPMAAFAASRTLSTRTDDPARASRPYDVDRDGFVIGEGSGIVVLESAEHAAARGATVYAEVAGVGLSSDGYHITSPEPTGRGQIAAMRMALSDAGVATSDVKHVNAHATSTVVGDLIEARGVRETLGADADAVALSATKSMTGHLLGGAGALETVFSVLAVRDRQAPPTINVEQPDPELVLDLVRDTPRALPAGDIAVVNNSFGFGGHNVALVVTNA is encoded by the coding sequence ATGAGCTCTCCGAGCAGCACGCGAGTCGTCGTCACCGGACTCGGCGCCACGACCCCGCTCGGCGGGGACGTCCCGAGCACCTGGCAGGCCGCCCTGGCGGGCACGTCGGGCGCGCGGACCCTCGACAACGACTGGGCCGAGACGTACGGGCTGCCGGTCGACTTCGCCGCGACCCTCGCGGTGCGCCCGGAGGAGGTCCTCCCTCGGCCCGAGATCAAGAAGATGGACCCGTCCGCGCAGTACGCGATCATCGCGTCGCGTGAGGCGTGGGCCGACGCCGGCGCCCCGGAGGTCGAGCCCGAGCGCCTCGGCGTCGTGGTGTCGTCCGGCATCGGCGGCATCTGGACGACCCTCGACGCGTGGGACACGCTGCGCGAGAAGGGCGCCCGCCGCGTCCTGCCGATGACCGTCCCTATGCTCATGCCGAACTCGCCGTCCGCGTACGTCGAGCTGGAGTTCGGTGCCCGCGCCGGCGCGCACGCGCTGGTGTCGGCCTGCGCGTCCGGCGCGGAGGCGATCGGCTACGGCGTCGAGATGATCCGCAGCGGCCGCGCCGACGTCGTGATCGCCGGCGGCACCGAGGCGACGATCCACCCGATGCCGATGGCGGCGTTCGCCGCGTCGCGCACCCTGTCGACCCGCACCGACGACCCGGCCCGCGCCTCGCGCCCGTACGACGTGGACCGCGACGGCTTCGTCATCGGCGAGGGCTCCGGCATCGTCGTGCTGGAGTCCGCGGAGCACGCGGCCGCCCGCGGCGCCACCGTCTACGCGGAGGTCGCGGGCGTCGGCCTGTCCTCCGACGGCTACCACATCACCTCCCCCGAGCCGACCGGCCGCGGCCAGATCGCCGCCATGCGGATGGCGCTGTCGGACGCCGGCGTCGCGACGTCCGACGTCAAGCACGTCAACGCCCACGCGACCTCGACCGTCGTCGGCGACCTCATCGAGGCCCGCGGCGTCCGCGAGACGCTCGGCGCGGACGCGGACGCCGTCGCCCTGTCGGCGACGAAGTCGATGACCGGCCACCTGCTCGGCGGCGCCGGCGCCCTGGAGACGGTGTTCTCCGTGCTGGCCGTGCGCGACCGCCAGGCGCCCCCGACGATCAACGTCGAGCAGCCCGACCCGGAGCTCGTGCTCGACCTGGTGCGCGACACCCCCCGGGCCCTGCCCGCCGGCGACATCGCGGTGGTGAACAACTCGTTCGGCTTCGGGGGCCACAACGTGGCCCTGGTGGTCACGAACGCCTGA
- a CDS encoding ABC transporter ATP-binding protein, translated as MSGGQPLAARGLGREYRGVTALAPLDHEWGPGVHGVLGPNGAGKSTLLGMLAGTVRPSTGYVARGGVELSTTRLRAALRRDVGLLPQEPGWPGEFTASELVSYVARLRGLGRRRAAERTAEVLDEVGLAAKAGVPIGRLSGGERRRAFLAQAVVHDPGLVILDEPTSGLDPVQRLRVRQLVVRLAQHRTVLLSTHLVEDVVRCAGSVLVLDAGRRVWSGTPDDLVGRSSAGVAGDGARGATGILSAAEAALLALLDGAPVTGDPDAGAVP; from the coding sequence ATGTCCGGCGGCCAGCCCCTCGCCGCCCGCGGCCTCGGGCGCGAGTACCGCGGGGTGACGGCGCTCGCGCCCCTCGACCACGAGTGGGGACCGGGCGTGCATGGCGTCCTCGGGCCGAACGGTGCCGGGAAGAGCACGCTGCTCGGCATGCTCGCCGGCACGGTCCGACCCAGCACGGGATACGTGGCGCGCGGAGGCGTGGAGCTGAGCACGACCCGGCTGAGAGCCGCGCTGCGGCGCGACGTGGGCCTCCTGCCGCAGGAGCCCGGATGGCCCGGAGAGTTCACGGCCTCCGAGCTCGTGTCCTACGTGGCCCGGCTGCGCGGCCTGGGGCGTCGGCGAGCCGCGGAACGCACCGCCGAGGTGCTCGACGAGGTGGGGCTGGCGGCGAAGGCCGGCGTCCCGATCGGGCGGCTGTCCGGGGGCGAGCGGCGCCGGGCATTCCTCGCCCAGGCCGTCGTGCACGACCCCGGTCTGGTGATCCTCGACGAGCCGACGTCCGGCCTCGATCCCGTGCAGCGGCTGCGCGTGCGGCAGCTCGTGGTCAGGCTGGCGCAGCACCGCACGGTGCTGCTGTCGACGCACCTGGTGGAGGACGTGGTCCGGTGCGCGGGCTCCGTCCTGGTGCTGGACGCCGGCCGTCGGGTGTGGTCCGGCACCCCGGACGACCTCGTCGGGCGCTCCTCGGCAGGCGTGGCAGGCGACGGAGCCCGTGGTGCCACCGGCATCCTGTCAGCAGCGGAGGCCGCGCTGCTCGCGCTGCTCGACGGCGCTCCGGTGACCGGCGACCCCGACGCCGGGGCGGTGCCGTGA